The following coding sequences are from one Desulfosoma caldarium window:
- a CDS encoding Fic family protein, translating into MRRGPTGRFEITTVAGEAVKAFVPHPLPPKPPLDMTAKRQQLLERATLALGRLDSVSLLLPEPDLFLYSYVRREAVLSSQIEGTQSSLAQLLLFEIDEAPGVPIDDVVEVSNYVAALQHGLQRLQEGFPLSNRLIREMHGILLSLGRGSDKSPGEFRRSQNWIGGTRPGNAHFVPPPPDQVEDCMAALERFLHNENNPYPVLVKAALAHVQFETIHPFLDGNGRIGRLLIAFVLHHDRVLSQPLLYLSLYFKQHRAEYYRLLNLVRAEGDWEAWLDFFLEGVESTATGAVESVLRLLALFRQDEQKIQRACRRASTALQVFRVLCQRPLVTVNEVCRRAGLSFPAAAKAIATLQRLGIVQEITGRRRNRAFAYQDYLKILSEGTEAP; encoded by the coding sequence ATGCGTCGGGGACCCACGGGCCGATTTGAGATCACCACCGTTGCCGGCGAGGCGGTTAAGGCTTTTGTCCCACACCCGCTGCCGCCCAAACCGCCCCTCGATATGACGGCAAAGCGCCAGCAACTGCTGGAACGCGCAACCCTCGCGCTTGGACGGTTGGATAGCGTGAGCTTACTGCTGCCCGAACCCGACCTTTTTCTCTACTCCTACGTACGCCGCGAGGCGGTGCTTTCTTCCCAGATCGAGGGAACCCAGTCGTCACTCGCCCAGTTGCTTCTTTTTGAGATCGACGAAGCGCCCGGGGTTCCTATTGATGATGTGGTCGAGGTTTCCAACTATGTGGCAGCCCTTCAGCATGGGCTGCAGCGACTGCAAGAGGGGTTTCCGCTGAGCAATCGCCTGATACGCGAAATGCACGGCATCCTACTTTCGCTCGGCCGAGGCAGCGACAAATCGCCCGGTGAGTTTCGCCGTTCGCAAAACTGGATTGGCGGCACCCGCCCCGGCAACGCCCACTTTGTCCCTCCGCCTCCCGACCAGGTGGAAGATTGTATGGCCGCTTTGGAGCGGTTTCTGCACAATGAGAACAATCCTTATCCGGTGCTGGTCAAAGCAGCCCTGGCCCATGTGCAATTCGAGACGATCCACCCTTTCCTCGATGGCAATGGACGCATAGGTCGTCTGCTGATCGCCTTTGTGCTCCATCACGACCGCGTGCTCTCCCAACCCCTGCTCTACCTCAGCCTCTACTTCAAGCAGCACCGAGCGGAATACTACCGTCTGCTGAACCTGGTGCGCGCTGAAGGGGATTGGGAAGCCTGGCTCGACTTTTTCCTGGAAGGGGTAGAAAGTACGGCCACCGGTGCGGTTGAAAGCGTGCTGCGGCTCCTGGCGCTTTTTCGGCAAGACGAACAGAAGATTCAGCGCGCGTGCCGACGCGCGTCCACCGCCTTGCAAGTCTTTCGCGTGCTGTGCCAGCGCCCGCTGGTCACGGTAAACGAGGTCTGTCGGCGAGCCGGCCTTTCTTTTCCTGCAGCGGCAAAGGCCATAGCGACGTTACAAAGGCTCGGCATCGTGCAAGAAATCACCGGCCGCCGGCGCAACCGCGCATTTGCCTACCAAGATTACCTCAAGATTCTGAGCGAAGGAACGGAAGCGCCATAA
- a CDS encoding ECs_2282 family putative zinc-binding protein, translated as MDGAKYSRNIELVCPTCGGSQFELGNDIETDKENVRCAGCHKVFMKKELIDENAENIDKRVEEVKKEVIHDFAREIKKELKKSFKAYHNVRIK; from the coding sequence ATGGATGGTGCCAAATATTCAAGGAACATTGAGCTAGTTTGTCCAACTTGCGGTGGAAGTCAGTTCGAGCTGGGCAATGATATTGAGACTGACAAAGAAAATGTTCGGTGTGCCGGCTGCCATAAAGTGTTCATGAAGAAAGAGCTGATAGATGAGAATGCTGAAAACATCGATAAGCGTGTCGAAGAGGTAAAGAAAGAGGTGATTCACGACTTCGCAAGGGAAATAAAAAAAGAACTAAAAAAGTCATTTAAAGCGTACCATAATGTTAGAATAAAATAA